Proteins encoded together in one Fibrobacter succinogenes window:
- a CDS encoding IMP cyclohydrolase, which translates to MSEELVLKFVDPQPMRYGENSHQSAVFYRDPTCTEANLASAKQLWGKELSYNNIVDADAALEMAREFSDGNAVVIVKHMNPCGLATGETLREALEAAWAGDPVSAFGSVIAVTRKVDLKTAEFLKGKFVEILLAPAFDDDALEFLKNKSKDIRLLEVGEIKKATACKVYKHVIGGMLVQDRDIGTWDKFECVTKAQFPKNKEDLARFTWLVTKHTKSNAIVMCYEYKPGYFQVMGLGPGQPNRIDSNLRLCQPRVRDNVARLPEAKEFFDENGKLVNEAGLKALEKKVFGEVVMGSDAFFPFPDNVEAAHDAGVRYIVQPGGSKKDDLSIESADKFGIAMVFTGMRHFRH; encoded by the coding sequence ATGTCCGAAGAACTCGTTTTGAAATTCGTTGACCCGCAGCCGATGCGCTACGGTGAAAACTCCCACCAGTCTGCCGTGTTCTACCGCGACCCGACCTGCACCGAAGCAAACCTCGCTTCTGCAAAGCAGCTCTGGGGTAAGGAACTCTCCTACAATAACATTGTTGACGCTGACGCCGCCCTCGAAATGGCTCGCGAATTTAGCGATGGCAACGCTGTTGTAATCGTGAAGCACATGAACCCGTGCGGACTTGCAACGGGTGAAACGCTCCGCGAAGCTTTGGAAGCCGCTTGGGCTGGTGATCCGGTATCCGCTTTTGGTTCCGTGATTGCTGTGACCCGCAAGGTTGACCTTAAAACTGCCGAATTCCTCAAGGGCAAGTTCGTTGAAATTTTGCTCGCTCCGGCATTCGATGACGACGCTCTCGAATTCCTCAAGAACAAGTCCAAGGACATTCGCCTCCTCGAAGTCGGCGAAATCAAGAAGGCTACAGCCTGCAAGGTTTACAAGCACGTGATTGGCGGCATGCTCGTCCAGGACCGCGACATCGGTACTTGGGACAAGTTCGAATGCGTCACAAAGGCTCAGTTCCCGAAGAACAAGGAAGACCTCGCCCGCTTCACTTGGCTCGTCACCAAGCATACAAAGTCCAACGCTATCGTAATGTGCTACGAATACAAGCCGGGTTATTTCCAGGTGATGGGTCTTGGCCCGGGCCAGCCAAACCGCATCGACTCGAACCTCCGCCTCTGCCAGCCGCGCGTTCGTGACAACGTAGCTCGCCTCCCGGAAGCAAAGGAATTCTTCGACGAAAACGGCAAGCTCGTGAACGAAGCTGGCCTCAAAGCTCTCGAAAAGAAGGTCTTTGGCGAAGTTGTTATGGGTTCTGACGCCTTCTTCCCGTTCCCAGACAACGTCGAAGCCGCACACGATGCTGGCGTTCGCTACATTGTTCAGCCAGGTGGCTCCAAGAAGGACGACCTTTCCATCGAATCTGCAGACAAGTTCGGCATTGCGATGGTGTTCACCGGAATGCGCCACTTCCGTCACTAA
- a CDS encoding NifU family protein, with protein sequence MNEEQSAKFSQKLQDIAKAPKYRGAIFQIEADEKGLALVDVKEASLKVYLMIDPECDKILETRFFTYGGPLFTALADSFCRKIQMATVEDACKTTAESLEEELRDTPNVRAIPEDAVEIKQMNKLIAKVLEVYPEKKATAIIVREKMERIKYRTQTAEGRAEADTEWNALTKAQKIEKIEAWLHQTVRGTLQGDGGDIQILDLTDDNRLQIRYQGACAGCGSAMGGTLFYIEDELKNNVYYNLIVEPEDPLANIPQNPDLPGLDDYNPPASLF encoded by the coding sequence ATGAACGAAGAACAAAGCGCAAAATTTTCTCAGAAGTTACAAGATATTGCTAAAGCTCCCAAGTACCGCGGAGCGATTTTCCAGATTGAAGCCGATGAAAAGGGCCTTGCCCTTGTTGACGTCAAGGAAGCAAGCCTCAAAGTCTACTTGATGATTGACCCAGAATGTGACAAGATTCTGGAAACAAGATTTTTCACGTACGGTGGTCCGCTCTTTACCGCCCTTGCCGACTCGTTCTGCCGCAAGATTCAAATGGCAACAGTCGAAGACGCTTGCAAGACTACCGCCGAAAGCCTTGAAGAAGAATTGCGCGACACGCCAAACGTGCGAGCCATCCCGGAAGATGCCGTGGAAATCAAGCAGATGAACAAACTCATCGCGAAAGTTTTAGAGGTCTACCCCGAAAAGAAGGCCACCGCCATTATCGTTCGCGAGAAGATGGAGCGCATCAAGTACCGCACGCAGACTGCCGAAGGCCGTGCCGAAGCAGATACCGAATGGAATGCGCTCACCAAGGCTCAGAAAATTGAAAAAATCGAAGCATGGCTCCACCAGACCGTCCGCGGAACGCTCCAAGGAGACGGTGGCGACATCCAGATTCTCGACCTCACCGACGATAACCGTTTGCAAATCCGCTATCAAGGCGCATGTGCCGGTTGCGGTAGCGCTATGGGCGGCACGCTCTTCTACATCGAAGACGAGCTGAAGAATAACGTCTATTACAACTTGATCGTTGAACCAGAAGATCCGCTCGCCAACATTCCGCAGAATCCGGACTTGCCGGGCTTGGATGACTACAATCCGCCTGCTAGTTTGTTCTAA